One Castanea sativa cultivar Marrone di Chiusa Pesio chromosome 4, ASM4071231v1 DNA window includes the following coding sequences:
- the LOC142631831 gene encoding H/ACA ribonucleoprotein complex subunit 2-like protein produces MGSDSEAEKTQQKEKERKKLLALAPIAKPLAGKKLCKRTLKLVRRAAEHKCLKRGVKEVVKSIRRGHKGLCVIAGNISPIDVITHVPVLCEEADIPYIYVTSKEDLANAGATKRPTCCVLVLTKPTKGELGAEEQEKLNEDYKQVAAEVSELASTIF; encoded by the exons atgggaagcGATAGCGAAGCAGAGAAGACGCAGCAGAAGGAGAAGGAGAGGAAGAAGCTTCTAGCCCTCGCCCCCATTGCCAAACCCCTTGCTGGAAAGAAGCTCTGCAAGCGCACCCTCAAGCTCGTCCGCAGAG CTGCTGAGCACAAATGCTTGAAGAGAGGAGTAAAGGAGGTGGTTAAAAGTATAAGGCGTGGTCATAAAGG ATTATGTGTTATAGCCGGGAACATATCACCCATTGATGTGATTACTCATGTTCCAGTCTTATGTGAGGAGGCTGACATTCCCTATATTTACGTTACCTCAAAAGAA GACCTCGCAAATGCAGGGGCCACTAAAAGGCCAACATGCTGTGTTCTTGTGCTAACCAAGCCTACAAAAGGAGAATTAGGTGCAGAGGAACAGGAAAAACTAAATGAAGACTATAAGCAGGTTGCTGCAGAAGTGTCTGAACTTGCATCAACTATTTTCTGA
- the LOC142631578 gene encoding inorganic pyrophosphatase TTM1-like: MALDPSSGADSPRRRSGLLRDQVQPVKRKDSDRYEIIPIQDQLSFEKGFFIVIRACQLLAQKNDGIILVGVAGPSGAGKTVFTEKVLNFMPSIAVITMDNYNDSSRIIDGNFDDPRLTDYETLLKNIHDLKAGKPTQVPIYDFKTSSRIGYRTVEVPSSRITIIEGIYALSEKLRPLLDLRVSVTGGVHFDLVKRVLRDIQRAGQEPEEIIHQISETVYPMYKAFIEPDLQTAHIRIINKFNPFSGFQNPAYILKSTRDVTVDQIKAAISGEHKETTEETYDIYLLPPGEDPEACQSYLRMRNRDGKYNLMFEEWVTDSPFIISPRITFEVSVRLLGGLMALGYTIAAILKRSSHVFCNDRVCVKIDWLEQLNRKYVQVQGKDRSYVKYVAEQLGLDGSYVPRTYIEQIQLEKLVNDVMALPDDLKSKLSIEDDLVSSPKEALSRASADRRMKYLNRSLSHSFTSQRDKNLPKLTKLAINSRRFDGRTPESPATLANQGVITQLSEQISTLNERMDEFTSRIEELNSKISIRKVSASQQNLAMQAEACNGSGPTSIFATGLGNGSLTGTLLPNSSSSSQLARESPLMEEILLIARSQRQIMHQIDSLSNLLNESWGERSRNGRSAQTNRMIDVDSIGVPLILTLAIGGLGVFLFKGLTSQK; encoded by the exons ATGGCTCTAGATCCTTCTTCTGGTGCTGATTCACCTCGGCGACGTTCTGGTCTCTTGCGGGATCAGGTCCAACCGGTTAAAAGAAAGGACTCTGACCGCTATGAAATCATCCCAATCCAAGATCAACTATCATTTGAGAAAGGTTTCTTCATTGTAATTCGTGCGTGCCAGTTGCTGGCTCAAAAGAATGATGGGATAATATTAGTAGGAGTTGCAGGTCCTTCTGGAGCTGGGAAGACTGTGTTCACTGAGAAGGTGCTCAACTTTATGCCCAGCATTGCTGTCATAACAATGGACAACTACAATGACTCTAGTCGAATTATTGATGGGAACTTTGATG ACCCACGCTTGACGGATTATGAAACCTTGCTCAAGAACATACATGATTTAAAAGCAGGGAAACCTACTCAGGTCCCTATATATGATTTCAAGACTAGTTCTCGCATTGGTTACAG GACAGTTGAAGTCCCCAGCTCCCGCATTACAATTATTGAAGGCATCTATGCCTTAAGTGAAAAATTGAGGCCTTTGCTAGATCTTCGCGTCTCTGTCACGGGTGGAGTTCATTTTGACCTTGTCAAACGGGTTTTACGGGACATTCAACGTGCTGGCCAAGAGCCTGAAGAAATAATTCATCAAATCTCTGAAACG GTATATCCAATGTACAAGGCTTTTATTGAGCCAGATCTCCAAACAGCACATATAAGAATCATCAATAAGTTTAATCCTTTCTCTGGATTTCAGAACCCCGCCTATATACTAAAG TCAACAAGGGATGTGACAGTGGATCAAATAAAGGCTGCTATCTCTGGAGAACATAAGGAAACTACAGAGGAAACATATGACATTTATCTTCTACCACCAGGTGAAGATCCTGAAGCGTGTCAATCATATCTGAGGATGAGGAACAGGGATGGCAAGTACAATCTCATGTTCGAG GAATGGGTTACAGATAGTCCATTTATAATATCACCTAGAATCACATTTGAAGTCAGTGTGCGCCTTCTTGGAGGGCTCATGGCCTTGGGGTATACAATTGCAGCCATTCTGAAACGGAGCAGCCATGTCTTCTGCAATGATAGGGTGTGCGTGAAAATTGATTGGTTAGAACAACTTAACCGCAAATATGTTCAG GTGCAGGGAAAAGATCGTTCATATGTTAAATATGTTGCAGAGCAATTGGGTTTGGATGGTTCATATGTTCCTCGCACTTACATAGAACAAATTCAGCTGGAGAAGCTTGTTAATGATGTCATG GCATTGCCAGATGATTTGAAGTCAAAGCTCAGTATAGAAGATGATTTGGTTTCAAGCCCTAAAGAAGCCCTTTCTCGAGCCTCTGCAGATAGAAGAATGAAGTATCTCAACCG GAGTTTATCCCATTCATTCACAAGTCAACGGGACAAGAACCTGCCCAAGCTGACAAAGCTTGCTATCAACAGTAGACGGTTTGATGGGAGAACCCCAGAATCACCTGCAACACTTGCTAACCAA GGAGTTATTACTCAACTCTCGGAACAAATTTCTACATTGAATGAGAGGATGGATGAGTTTACATCTCGCATTGAAGAGCTGAATTCAAAGATCTCCATCAGGAAAGTTTCAGCTAGTCAACAAAACTTGGCTATGCAGGCTGAAGCTTGCAATGGCTCTGGACCCACTTCTATTTTTGCGACTGGCTTGGGGAATGGTTCATTGACTGGCACATTATTGCCcaattcttcatcttcttcccAATTGGCTAGGGAGTCCCCACTAATGGAAGAG ATACTTCTTATTGCCCGATCACAACGTCAAATCATGCACCAAATAGACAGTCTGAGCAATCTTCTGAATGAGTCCTGGGGAGAGAGGTCACGAAATGGAAGATCAGCTCAGACAAACAGAATGATTGATGTTGATTCCATTGGCGTCCCTCTTATTCTAACTTTGGCAATTGGTGGTTTAGGTGTCTTCTTGTTCAAGGGTTTGACATCACAGAAATAA